From the genome of Fluviispira vulneris:
TTCTTCTTTCTTTTTTAAATCCTTTTTACTTTCTGCTTCAAATTGATTAGCTAAATACTTAGGAAAATTTCCTGGTTTATTTTCATCACCAATTTTCTCTCCATTTTTTTCCTCACTATTTTTCAACTTTTGAGTAAGAGAATTCGCATTCAAACTTTTTAATGCTTTTAAAAGAATGTCCGATTTCTTTTCAGCAACTTTGTCAGAGTTATTCGTTACAATTTCTTTTCTAAGCTCTGGTTTTTCTACAAAGGAACGGTCTGATTTAGAAAAAGTCATTTTATCACTGATAAGATTTGGCTTTTTTTCAGTTATCTGTTTACTTTGATATCCACTATTTCCGCTTATTTCAGTCAAAAAATTAATGCCAGCTTCTGTATTGGATACTACGATCTCTTGATCACGAATTCTTAAGATTAATACTTGTCTTTTTGGTGAAATGGACAAACTCGATACAACGTCCATGATTTTATCGGGGCGAGTCAATGCAAATGACCCGCGTTTTTTCATTTTTACAAGAAAGTAACCACATACAGCTATGATTGAAATAAAACATATTGCTAAAGTAAAAAACTTTAATAAATCAGATCCTGATTTATTTTTAGGAGTGTCTTCCTTTA
Proteins encoded in this window:
- a CDS encoding flagellar biosynthetic protein FliO encodes the protein MKFIFIFFNLIFISNSIFAQPSNEAIVPPIQFPEQKIEETVQKSELEKGISNAEKIKEINLENQMQMILSNKTPENDAMKNLKTELETKKSKSSEKIKTKESDYDFLKEDTPKNKSGSDLLKFFTLAICFISIIAVCGYFLVKMKKRGSFALTRPDKIMDVVSSLSISPKRQVLILRIRDQEIVVSNTEAGINFLTEISGNSGYQSKQITEKKPNLISDKMTFSKSDRSFVEKPELRKEIVTNNSDKVAEKKSDILLKALKSLNANSLTQKLKNSEEKNGEKIGDENKPGNFPKYLANQFEAESKKDLKKKEEDGDSVENVTNLIREKLRSMKPLN